GCAGTTTATAATTTATAGACAAGTGCTTATTTTATCCCTAAAATTCCATGTTTTAGGGCTGTTTTTTATGAATTATAAATTAAAAAAATGAAAAAATTAAATACCGCGATACCTGCAACGCTTTTAGCTATTATCTGTGTGCAAGGTGGAGCATCTATTGCCAAACAGCTTTTTCCGGCTATCGGAGCCATTGGAACTGTCACTTTAAGAATTGTACTTTCAGCTATTTTGCTGACCTTAATAAATCGACCAAAATTTTCCCAATTTAATGCACAAAAATGGAAATATTGTGCGATGTACGGGGTAGGATTGGCTTGCATGAACCTTATTTTTTATATGGCTATTCAAAGGATTCCTCTTGGGTTGGCTGTTACTGTAGAATTTGCAGGACCTTTATTTCTTGCATTGGCATTATCCCGTAAAGTCCTGGATGTGGTTTGGGCATTATTAGCTTGTGTAGGAATATTACTTATTGTTCCCTGGCATAGTGATCATATAGATTTATTAGGGCTTGGATTAGCATTTCTGGCAGGGATATTCTGGGCTCTTTATATTGTAATGGGTGGAAAAGTTTCTAAAATAATGGACGGTAAAGATGCCGTGACCACGGGAATGATATTTGCCAGTTTGGTGATTATTCCTTTTACAATATGGGATGGTGCAGTTTTCAATCTTACACCTACCATCTTTGCAAAAGGGCTAGGAGTAGCTATTCTGTCGAGTGCTTTACCATTTTCCCTGGAAATGCTGGCTTTAAAAAAACTTCCCGCAAAAACATTCAGTATCTTGATGAGTTTGGAACCAGCATTTGCTGCCCTTTCAGGATTGCTATTCCTTGCTGAGGAACTTACGTTTCTTCAATGGATTTCTATTAGTTGTGTAATTGCTGCTAGTATTGGAACTACCGTTTTCAATAAAACGGCCACGGCTCATAACTAAAGATATCAGTATTTTTAAACCATTAAGAGGTAGTAAGATTTTAAAAAAGTTAAGATTCAAATAAATCTGAATGAAGCATTCTTTTAAAATATCTTTAGATATCTTCATAATACTCTTAACCACTTAATACTTCTTAATGGTTTGAAAAATTAGTTATTAAGCTGTCTCAATATCAAATACCACCATAAAAATAGTT
This is a stretch of genomic DNA from Chryseobacterium tructae. It encodes these proteins:
- a CDS encoding EamA family transporter — encoded protein: MKKLNTAIPATLLAIICVQGGASIAKQLFPAIGAIGTVTLRIVLSAILLTLINRPKFSQFNAQKWKYCAMYGVGLACMNLIFYMAIQRIPLGLAVTVEFAGPLFLALALSRKVLDVVWALLACVGILLIVPWHSDHIDLLGLGLAFLAGIFWALYIVMGGKVSKIMDGKDAVTTGMIFASLVIIPFTIWDGAVFNLTPTIFAKGLGVAILSSALPFSLEMLALKKLPAKTFSILMSLEPAFAALSGLLFLAEELTFLQWISISCVIAASIGTTVFNKTATAHN